One genomic window of Halogeometricum sp. S3BR5-2 includes the following:
- the pstA gene encoding phosphate ABC transporter permease PstA translates to MSLDTRTANALVDDESSALGYVAGAATVVSLLLAVAGVLTVFGVVGLTSTVAGLSAFELFGVGFAGVGLTLVGVGVASRAGVVHTKPDVTAGALPMVVFGLVGAIVAGLVASQTLGFSTLWPLFTLLGAVGVAAATVLPPEDIGVTLPAGGLALLTGGTFLAGLITPSWTWEPIAGSATYTGTFAIPVLALFVGVLVAWVGAEAYGGFGTRGRQMGAYLLIGANAVGMLSLLVVLVAYVVSRGFAPMTRGIQFGLFWEPLTWFYFPPIEEYVVINGPLVWFYWPFVMEGVALMNDVNGIFPAIVGTVWVVAGAVAFAIPLGVGAAVFLTEYAERGRFTQLVEISTNGLWSTPSIVYGLFGLAFLVPRLGNTTSLLSGMLVLGIMMLPLVVITSREALKSVPDDYRDASAALGVGKWETIKSVVLPAAMPGVITGVILGIGRIAGETAPILLVMVSDPFPSRATDVLAPQFSFVSNFPFVHAQLIDTSALLQPTSALPYQLYAIITAGVGQRESFAWGTALVLLLVVLSFYAVGIGSRMYFRRKLDQ, encoded by the coding sequence ATGAGCCTCGACACCCGGACCGCGAACGCGCTCGTCGACGACGAGTCCTCGGCGCTCGGGTACGTCGCCGGCGCCGCCACGGTGGTCTCGCTGCTCCTCGCCGTGGCGGGCGTCCTGACCGTCTTCGGCGTCGTCGGACTGACGAGCACCGTCGCCGGCCTCTCCGCGTTCGAACTGTTCGGCGTCGGGTTCGCCGGCGTCGGCCTCACGCTCGTCGGCGTCGGCGTCGCCTCGCGTGCCGGCGTCGTCCACACGAAACCCGACGTGACGGCGGGAGCGCTCCCGATGGTCGTCTTCGGACTCGTCGGCGCTATCGTCGCCGGTCTCGTCGCCTCGCAGACACTCGGCTTCTCGACGCTGTGGCCGCTGTTCACCCTCCTCGGGGCCGTCGGCGTGGCGGCCGCGACGGTCCTCCCTCCCGAGGATATCGGCGTGACGCTCCCTGCGGGCGGCCTCGCGCTGCTCACCGGGGGGACGTTCCTCGCCGGTCTCATCACACCCTCGTGGACCTGGGAACCGATAGCCGGGTCGGCGACGTACACCGGAACGTTCGCCATCCCGGTTCTCGCGCTGTTCGTCGGCGTCCTCGTCGCGTGGGTCGGCGCCGAGGCCTACGGCGGCTTCGGCACCCGCGGGCGACAGATGGGGGCGTACCTCCTCATCGGCGCCAACGCCGTCGGCATGCTCTCGCTTCTGGTCGTCCTCGTCGCGTACGTCGTCAGCAGGGGGTTCGCCCCGATGACTCGCGGCATCCAGTTCGGCCTGTTCTGGGAGCCGCTGACGTGGTTCTACTTCCCGCCCATCGAGGAGTACGTCGTCATCAACGGTCCGCTCGTGTGGTTCTACTGGCCGTTCGTCATGGAGGGCGTCGCGCTGATGAACGACGTGAACGGCATCTTCCCGGCCATCGTCGGCACCGTCTGGGTCGTCGCCGGCGCCGTCGCTTTCGCCATCCCGCTGGGCGTCGGTGCCGCCGTCTTCCTGACCGAGTACGCCGAACGCGGCCGGTTCACCCAACTCGTCGAGATATCGACGAACGGGCTGTGGAGCACGCCCAGCATCGTCTACGGGCTGTTCGGACTGGCCTTCCTCGTCCCGCGGCTCGGTAACACGACCTCGCTGCTCTCCGGCATGCTGGTGCTCGGAATTATGATGCTCCCGTTAGTGGTCATCACGAGTCGGGAGGCGCTCAAGAGCGTCCCCGACGACTACCGCGACGCCAGCGCGGCGCTCGGCGTCGGCAAGTGGGAGACGATAAAGAGCGTCGTCCTCCCGGCGGCGATGCCGGGCGTCATCACGGGCGTTATCCTCGGCATCGGCCGCATCGCGGGCGAGACGGCGCCCATCCTGCTCGTGATGGTGAGCGACCCGTTCCCGTCGCGGGCGACGGACGTGCTCGCGCCGCAGTTCTCCTTCGTCTCGAACTTCCCCTTCGTCCACGCGCAGCTGATAGACACGAGCGCGCTGTTGCAGCCGACGAGCGCGCTGCCCTACCAGCTGTACGCGATAATCACCGCGGGCGTCGGACAGCGCGAGTCGTTCGCGTGGGGGACGGCGCTCGTCCTCCTCCTCGTCGTTCTGTCCTTCTACGCGGTCGGTATCGGCTCGCGGATGTACTTCCGACGGAAACTAGACCAATGA
- the pstB gene encoding phosphate ABC transporter ATP-binding protein PstB, protein MSNTTQTNPNAEAASENEQTTVVGETSEELKAEWVDYQFEGDPKFAVEDLNVWYGDDHALHDISMDIPENSVTALIGPSGCGKSTFLRCLNRMNDRIKVASVDGSVRFDGREIYQDGVDLVELRKRVGQVFQSPNPFPKSIRKNISYGPRKHGDVNTGLLARLTGRDDSEKEDELVERSLKQAALWDEVKDRLDDNAIGLSGGQQQRLCIARALATDPEVILMDEPASALDPVATSKIEDLIVELSEDYTVVVVTHNMQQAARISDQTAVFLTGGYLVEYDDTDKIFENPESQRVEDYITGKFG, encoded by the coding sequence ATGAGCAACACGACACAGACGAACCCGAACGCCGAGGCAGCGAGCGAGAACGAACAGACGACGGTCGTCGGCGAGACGAGCGAGGAGCTCAAAGCGGAGTGGGTCGACTATCAGTTCGAGGGCGACCCGAAGTTCGCCGTCGAGGACCTCAACGTCTGGTACGGCGACGACCACGCGCTCCACGACATCTCGATGGACATCCCGGAGAACAGCGTCACCGCGCTCATCGGCCCGTCGGGCTGCGGGAAATCGACGTTCCTCCGGTGTCTCAACCGGATGAACGACCGCATCAAGGTCGCCAGCGTCGACGGCTCGGTGCGGTTCGACGGTCGGGAAATCTATCAGGACGGCGTCGACCTCGTGGAACTGCGAAAGCGGGTCGGACAGGTGTTCCAGTCGCCGAACCCGTTCCCGAAGTCCATCCGCAAGAACATCTCCTACGGACCCCGGAAGCACGGCGACGTCAACACCGGGCTGCTCGCGCGCCTCACCGGCCGCGACGACAGCGAGAAGGAGGACGAACTGGTCGAGCGGTCGCTCAAACAGGCCGCACTGTGGGACGAGGTGAAAGACCGCCTCGACGACAACGCCATCGGCCTCTCGGGCGGGCAACAGCAGCGTCTCTGCATCGCCCGCGCGCTGGCGACCGACCCCGAGGTCATCCTGATGGACGAACCCGCCTCGGCGCTCGACCCCGTCGCCACCTCGAAGATAGAGGACCTCATCGTCGAACTCTCCGAGGACTACACCGTCGTCGTCGTCACGCACAACATGCAGCAGGCCGCCCGCATCTCCGACCAAACGGCCGTCTTCCTCACCGGCGGCTACCTCGTCGAGTACGACGACACGGACAAGATATTCGAGAACCCCGAGAGCCAACGCGTGGAAGACTACATCACGGGTAAGTTCGGGTAA